A window of the Paenibacillus woosongensis genome harbors these coding sequences:
- a CDS encoding amino acid permease, whose translation MNETSKDTKDKLLKWWQLSLMGVACTIGTGYFLGTGVGIQIGGPAMIPAFILAAAGTFVVFDVLAKMSSKDPQEGSFCVYARNAFGRWAGFSSGWVYFSSEILIMGSQMAALSLFTRLWFPGVPMWVFASVYAVLGLFIIILGTKGFERAEHLFAVVKLAAIIAFLGLAGSALLGWLGGGKHAPSWPVPLFPTGAIGGWSSLIYAFYAFGGIEVMGMLAIRLNNPEEAPKAGRWMIGTLAILYIASLVAALSLVPWKTMGAKESPFVIALKGYGLSFVPHFFNGIFIIAGFSTMVASLFAVITILVTLAKNKDAPPLFAKVSRGQKKTPYYAIGVTAVALGGSILLALLLPEKMYEYVTTAAGLMLMYNWIFILFTAGSLLELGGWEQVKRWGSTGIILLAVSGTMFHDKSRPGLWISLGLVALIGGITLLMRRVWDRIKARRRGRVRRTSPKGELT comes from the coding sequence TTGAACGAAACAAGCAAAGATACGAAGGATAAATTGCTGAAATGGTGGCAGTTATCCTTGATGGGGGTCGCTTGTACGATTGGGACGGGCTATTTTCTCGGGACGGGCGTAGGGATCCAAATCGGCGGCCCGGCTATGATTCCGGCATTTATTCTGGCTGCGGCCGGAACATTCGTCGTATTTGACGTGCTCGCCAAAATGTCCTCAAAAGATCCCCAGGAAGGCTCATTTTGCGTATATGCGCGCAATGCCTTTGGACGCTGGGCCGGCTTCAGCAGCGGCTGGGTGTATTTCTCTTCGGAGATTCTCATTATGGGGAGCCAGATGGCGGCCTTGTCTCTGTTCACCCGGCTGTGGTTCCCGGGAGTCCCGATGTGGGTATTCGCTTCGGTTTATGCGGTGCTTGGCTTATTCATTATCATATTGGGGACAAAAGGCTTTGAACGGGCGGAGCATTTGTTTGCCGTGGTCAAGCTAGCGGCAATCATTGCTTTCCTTGGCTTGGCAGGCTCCGCGCTTTTGGGCTGGCTCGGCGGAGGCAAGCATGCGCCAAGCTGGCCGGTGCCTCTCTTTCCGACAGGAGCGATCGGCGGATGGTCCAGCCTTATTTATGCGTTTTACGCATTTGGCGGCATCGAGGTTATGGGGATGCTGGCGATCCGGTTAAATAACCCGGAGGAAGCTCCAAAGGCAGGGCGCTGGATGATCGGAACATTAGCCATCCTGTACATCGCTTCGCTGGTGGCGGCTTTAAGCCTGGTGCCCTGGAAAACGATGGGGGCGAAGGAAAGTCCGTTTGTCATAGCACTGAAAGGGTACGGCTTAAGTTTTGTGCCCCATTTTTTTAATGGAATTTTCATTATTGCCGGGTTTTCCACGATGGTTGCATCGCTGTTCGCTGTCATTACGATTCTGGTGACGCTGGCCAAAAACAAGGACGCTCCTCCGCTGTTCGCCAAGGTAAGCCGCGGGCAGAAGAAAACCCCTTATTACGCAATCGGGGTTACGGCAGTTGCTCTGGGCGGCTCCATTTTGCTAGCCCTGCTTCTGCCAGAGAAGATGTATGAATACGTAACGACGGCTGCCGGGCTTATGCTGATGTACAACTGGATTTTCATTCTCTTCACGGCAGGCAGCCTGCTGGAGCTTGGCGGATGGGAGCAGGTCAAGCGCTGGGGCAGTACAGGTATCATTCTGCTGGCGGTAAGCGGCACGATGTTTCATGACAAGAGCCGGCCGGGGCTGTGGATCAGTCTGGGGCTGGTTGCGCTAATCGGCGGGATCACGCTGCTGATGAGGCGAGTCTGGGACAGGATAAAGGCGAGACGCAGAGGCAGGGTACGGAGAACCAGTCCCAAGGGCGAGCTGACCTAG
- a CDS encoding carbohydrate ABC transporter permease: MWGYLFLVPAIAVFIVFLWVPIGKGIVYSFYNIDFVKGNTFVGFDNYIKIFNNPDVLLSVRNTLYFMLLTLVIGFWVPIAASIAISELRFFQGFARIAAYLPFVVPGVVLYGMWRWMYDPVGPINALLGWFGAEPISFISDGSWSMVSLVVMETWQQFGSAMLIYLAGVLSIPKDWYEASEIDGAGVWSRIKYITLPSMRNLIVLMLILQLIGTSQAYQSQLAMLDGGPNKATLTYALLTVKYAFTQLDYGAGTALGVLMFLVLSVLGIMQYKLNREDY, from the coding sequence ATGTGGGGGTATTTGTTTCTCGTCCCGGCGATAGCGGTATTTATCGTTTTTTTGTGGGTGCCGATCGGGAAAGGCATCGTGTACAGCTTCTATAATATCGATTTCGTGAAAGGGAACACCTTTGTCGGCTTCGACAACTATATCAAAATATTCAACAATCCCGATGTGCTCCTGTCGGTTCGCAACACGCTTTATTTCATGTTATTAACTTTGGTGATTGGCTTTTGGGTGCCGATTGCCGCCTCGATCGCCATATCCGAGCTCCGGTTCTTTCAAGGGTTTGCGCGGATCGCTGCTTATTTGCCATTCGTCGTGCCCGGTGTCGTGCTATATGGGATGTGGAGATGGATGTATGATCCGGTCGGTCCGATCAATGCGCTGCTAGGCTGGTTTGGAGCGGAGCCGATTTCGTTCATTTCCGATGGCAGTTGGTCCATGGTGTCGCTGGTTGTCATGGAGACCTGGCAGCAGTTCGGATCGGCGATGCTGATTTATTTGGCTGGGGTGCTGAGTATTCCAAAGGACTGGTACGAAGCGTCGGAAATCGACGGGGCTGGCGTCTGGAGCCGGATAAAATACATCACGCTGCCCTCGATGCGAAATTTGATCGTATTGATGCTGATTCTGCAGCTCATCGGTACTTCCCAAGCCTATCAATCGCAGCTGGCCATGCTGGACGGCGGACCGAACAAGGCTACGCTGACCTATGCGCTGCTTACGGTGAAATACGCTTTTACGCAGCTTGACTATGGGGCGGGCACCGCGCTGGGCGTGCTGATGTTCCTGGTGCTGAGCGTGCTCGGCATCATGCAATATAAGCTGAACAGGGAGGATTATTAG
- a CDS encoding LuxR C-terminal-related transcriptional regulator: MSEKKVASQQPSSKSAAVFTSKSHFEQILQSNKPLISIFQDCIAHIKEHISGTYLFLLTDAEGVLIAMDYCKTLEEVVRQSEIRVGMYFTEESCGVNAISEAMAKQGPIYLPPEEHESPFFKTWHCFSTPLTLGSKTIGYLDVSTINANMKSELIAIAKLIPGNMLSRMQSLPEPPPVEERPVQLTERQLHVLRLISQGQTVKSIAIKLNIKECTVNHHKKIIFEKLGVQSSTEAVSIASRMSYL; this comes from the coding sequence ATGTCCGAAAAAAAAGTTGCATCTCAGCAGCCGTCCTCAAAATCAGCCGCCGTCTTTACATCGAAATCGCATTTTGAACAAATTCTGCAGAGCAACAAACCACTCATATCTATATTTCAGGATTGCATCGCCCACATCAAAGAGCATATATCAGGGACCTATCTGTTTTTATTAACCGACGCAGAAGGTGTGCTGATCGCCATGGACTATTGCAAGACGCTGGAGGAGGTCGTTCGCCAATCCGAAATCCGGGTAGGCATGTATTTTACGGAGGAGAGTTGCGGGGTTAACGCTATTTCGGAAGCTATGGCCAAGCAAGGACCGATCTATTTGCCACCTGAAGAGCATGAAAGTCCTTTTTTCAAGACCTGGCACTGTTTCTCAACACCGTTGACCCTTGGATCGAAAACGATAGGCTACCTAGACGTCTCGACCATTAACGCGAATATGAAAAGCGAGCTGATCGCCATCGCCAAGCTGATCCCTGGCAACATGCTGAGCAGGATGCAGAGCCTGCCCGAGCCTCCGCCCGTGGAAGAACGCCCGGTACAGCTTACCGAGCGCCAGCTTCATGTGCTTAGACTCATCTCCCAGGGACAGACGGTAAAATCGATTGCCATCAAGTTGAACATCAAAGAATGTACTGTGAATCATCATAAAAAAATCATCTTCGAGAAGCTTGGTGTTCAATCCAGTACGGAAGCCGTTTCGATCGCCAGTCGAATGTCCTATTTATAG
- a CDS encoding DoxX family membrane protein: MAIKEDFKGKNIIVPENPVSKFLFSSTRSASIWLIIRLYLGYAWLSAGWHKVTSDQWVGSNAGAGLTGFVKGAVGKSAEGKDVTGWYASFLENMVLPNATLFSYLVAFGELLVGLGLILGLLTGIAAFFGAFMNASFLFAGTLSTNPLLFILATWIVLAWKVAGWYGLDRWALPLLGTPWSRRNKGDQADAT, translated from the coding sequence ATGGCGATCAAAGAAGATTTCAAAGGTAAAAACATCATTGTTCCTGAAAATCCGGTATCCAAATTCCTGTTTAGCAGCACCCGGTCTGCGTCCATCTGGCTAATCATTCGCTTGTACTTAGGCTATGCCTGGTTAAGCGCGGGTTGGCATAAGGTAACGAGCGATCAATGGGTTGGGAGCAATGCCGGCGCAGGACTGACGGGATTTGTTAAAGGAGCGGTCGGCAAATCCGCAGAAGGAAAAGACGTAACCGGATGGTATGCGTCATTTCTGGAAAACATGGTACTGCCGAACGCCACGCTGTTCTCTTACCTCGTTGCCTTCGGCGAGCTGCTAGTGGGGCTTGGCCTCATTCTCGGTTTATTGACGGGGATCGCCGCCTTCTTCGGCGCCTTCATGAATGCCAGCTTCCTGTTTGCAGGCACCTTGAGTACGAATCCGCTATTGTTCATACTCGCTACGTGGATTGTGCTGGCCTGGAAGGTTGCGGGATGGTATGGGCTGGACCGCTGGGCACTGCCGCTTCTAGGTACGCCATGGAGCAGACGCAATAAGGGCGATCAAGCTGATGCAACATAA
- a CDS encoding exodeoxyribonuclease III has translation MKLVSWNVNGLRACVNKGFYDYFRAADADIFCVQETKLQAGQINLELGEEYEQYWNYAEKKGYSGTAVFTRIKPLSVRYGIEEDSEPEGRIITLEFESFYLVNVYTPNAKRDLSRLPYRLEWEERFRHYLVELDRHKPVIATGDMNVAHREIDIKNAKSNVGNSGFTLEEREKMTQLLEAGFIDTFRYFYPDRTDVYSWWSYMPKVRERNIGWRIDYFLASAKLGESLVGAQIDCHVMGSDHCPVVLELADI, from the coding sequence ATGAAGCTGGTGTCATGGAATGTCAATGGACTAAGAGCATGCGTCAATAAAGGGTTTTATGATTATTTCCGGGCAGCGGATGCCGATATATTTTGCGTGCAGGAAACGAAGCTCCAGGCAGGGCAAATTAATCTCGAATTGGGCGAGGAGTATGAGCAGTATTGGAACTACGCGGAGAAGAAGGGTTATTCAGGTACGGCCGTATTTACTAGAATAAAGCCGTTGTCCGTGCGATACGGAATCGAGGAGGATTCAGAGCCGGAAGGGCGGATCATTACGCTGGAGTTCGAATCCTTCTATTTAGTGAATGTATACACACCGAATGCGAAGCGGGACTTATCCAGGCTGCCCTACAGGCTGGAGTGGGAGGAGCGGTTCCGACACTATTTGGTGGAGCTGGATCGCCATAAACCGGTTATTGCCACAGGAGATATGAACGTGGCGCACCGCGAGATTGATATCAAGAACGCCAAGTCAAATGTCGGCAATTCCGGCTTCACGCTGGAGGAGCGGGAGAAAATGACGCAGCTGCTGGAGGCTGGGTTTATCGATACGTTCCGCTATTTTTATCCGGACCGGACGGATGTCTACAGCTGGTGGTCTTACATGCCGAAGGTCCGGGAGCGCAACATTGGCTGGAGAATCGATTATTTCCTGGCATCGGCCAAGCTCGGCGAAAGCCTGGTGGGTGCGCAGATCGATTGCCATGTGATGGGGAGCGATCATTGCCCTGTGGTGCTGGAGCTGGCGGATATTTAG
- a CDS encoding ABC transporter substrate-binding protein, whose translation MRKFSAVLICLLLFGTLLAACSGGNAKVKEEGGSAGNGGGSSNTGQAEEPADDITSRKITIKVHYPLPDETTLRQQEDDKIARFQAKYPNVTIIKDDWAYDVNEIGVKMAANEAPTFYNTWATEANFLVERGWVADITELWNNWEYKNQMNEVLQSQFNVDGKVYGVTQNGYITSTVVNKKLVEDRGITLPALDWTWDDMYDVAKAAADPKKGISGIAPMGKGNEAGWNWTNFLFEAGGDIETVEDGKVKAVFNSEAGVKALDFYKKLRWKANAIPQDWALGWGDAVSSFQQGRTAMVIAGAFDVLQAALNEGGMKPEDVVAYPMPAAEKGGKHYGILGGNYLVINPNATKDEQEMAFRYITFDYFTDEALKSVEDTIQARKAEGKYFVPTPLEYFSDDSEYAAKVKAIYEKYDNVYKYDPELFNLLEGKPEAQFGTQDYYATMSNVVQESFSKKGADSKKQLDAAAKFVQENYFDKIEQK comes from the coding sequence ATGCGCAAGTTCTCAGCAGTACTGATATGCCTTCTGCTATTCGGAACGCTGCTTGCGGCATGCAGCGGCGGCAATGCGAAGGTCAAGGAAGAGGGAGGGTCTGCCGGCAATGGGGGCGGCAGCAGTAATACCGGGCAGGCCGAAGAGCCGGCCGATGACATCACCTCGCGGAAAATTACGATTAAAGTCCATTATCCGCTGCCGGACGAAACGACGCTCAGACAGCAGGAGGACGATAAAATTGCCCGGTTTCAGGCCAAATACCCGAACGTGACGATCATTAAAGACGACTGGGCTTATGACGTCAATGAAATCGGCGTGAAAATGGCTGCCAACGAGGCCCCGACATTTTACAATACTTGGGCTACCGAAGCAAACTTCCTCGTGGAACGCGGCTGGGTAGCCGATATTACGGAGCTGTGGAACAACTGGGAATACAAGAATCAGATGAATGAGGTATTACAAAGCCAGTTTAACGTCGATGGTAAAGTTTACGGCGTTACGCAGAACGGTTATATAACGTCAACGGTTGTGAACAAGAAGCTGGTGGAGGATAGAGGCATTACGCTTCCTGCTCTGGACTGGACCTGGGACGATATGTACGACGTGGCCAAGGCGGCTGCCGATCCGAAGAAAGGCATTTCCGGCATCGCGCCGATGGGTAAAGGGAATGAGGCCGGCTGGAACTGGACAAATTTCCTGTTTGAAGCCGGCGGGGATATCGAGACGGTGGAGGACGGCAAGGTCAAGGCGGTGTTCAATTCCGAGGCCGGTGTGAAGGCGCTGGACTTCTACAAGAAGCTGAGATGGAAAGCAAACGCCATTCCGCAGGATTGGGCGCTGGGCTGGGGCGATGCGGTCAGCTCCTTCCAGCAGGGCCGTACGGCCATGGTTATTGCCGGGGCGTTCGACGTGCTGCAGGCGGCATTGAACGAGGGCGGCATGAAGCCGGAGGACGTCGTGGCGTATCCGATGCCTGCCGCGGAGAAGGGCGGCAAGCATTACGGAATTCTGGGCGGCAATTATCTCGTCATTAATCCAAACGCGACGAAAGATGAACAGGAGATGGCCTTCCGTTACATCACGTTTGACTACTTTACCGATGAAGCGCTGAAGTCCGTGGAGGATACGATCCAGGCCCGCAAAGCGGAGGGCAAGTATTTTGTTCCGACGCCGCTGGAGTATTTCAGCGACGATTCCGAGTATGCGGCCAAGGTGAAGGCGATTTACGAAAAATACGACAACGTGTACAAGTATGATCCAGAGCTGTTCAATCTGCTGGAAGGCAAACCCGAAGCGCAGTTTGGCACACAGGACTATTATGCGACCATGTCCAATGTCGTACAGGAATCCTTCTCGAAGAAAGGAGCGGATTCCAAGAAGCAGCTTGATGCCGCCGCGAAGTTTGTGCAAGAGAACTATTTCGATAAAATCGAGCAAAAATAG
- a CDS encoding carbohydrate ABC transporter permease — protein MEERGILSAADLRKPLNKAVYGLMVLCIAIMAFTMLYPIAMTMFNGLKTNQEINTFPPRFFPTEWHWENFTKGWSYIKLPVFLKNTLLIFGGNLVMTVLVLGLAAFSISRIRVPYSRAIYFFILMTLFIPAASYMIPNFVNLKELGLLNTYWAFWLPAGASAYYFLLIKNFFDGIHPEIFEAARIDGASELTSFARIALPLSIPIFATLAIFIFSTAWNDWFWPSLVMHTEDKYTLATAIYKYVINARSLDSSIKFNILFMVMVPPIFVFLVFQKFIMRSVSLSAVKG, from the coding sequence ATGGAAGAGAGAGGCATTCTATCGGCAGCCGATTTGCGGAAGCCGCTCAATAAGGCCGTATACGGTCTGATGGTGCTGTGCATAGCGATCATGGCGTTTACGATGCTGTATCCGATCGCGATGACGATGTTCAACGGGCTGAAGACGAATCAGGAAATCAATACGTTTCCTCCGCGCTTTTTTCCAACGGAATGGCACTGGGAGAATTTCACGAAGGGCTGGAGCTACATCAAGCTCCCGGTATTTTTGAAAAACACGCTGCTGATCTTTGGCGGCAACCTGGTGATGACCGTCCTGGTGCTGGGGCTCGCGGCCTTTAGCATTTCGCGCATTCGCGTGCCGTACAGCCGGGCGATCTATTTCTTCATCCTGATGACGCTGTTCATTCCGGCGGCCAGCTACATGATTCCGAATTTCGTGAACCTGAAGGAGCTCGGGCTGTTGAATACATATTGGGCCTTCTGGCTTCCGGCCGGGGCGAGCGCGTACTATTTTCTGCTCATTAAAAACTTCTTCGACGGCATCCATCCGGAAATTTTCGAAGCGGCACGGATCGACGGCGCCTCGGAGCTGACCAGCTTTGCACGGATCGCGCTGCCGCTGTCCATACCGATCTTCGCTACGCTGGCGATCTTTATTTTCTCCACGGCCTGGAACGACTGGTTCTGGCCCTCGCTGGTCATGCATACGGAGGACAAATACACATTGGCCACCGCGATCTACAAATACGTGATTAACGCGAGATCGCTGGATAGCAGCATCAAATTCAATATTTTATTTATGGTCATGGTTCCGCCAATCTTCGTCTTCCTTGTCTTTCAGAAGTTTATTATGCGCAGTGTCAGCCTGTCGGCGGTTAAAGGGTAG